In the Primulina tabacum isolate GXHZ01 chromosome 15, ASM2559414v2, whole genome shotgun sequence genome, AAGGTACTGTATCTTGTAGTTTCTTACTGAAGTTATTGAAAGCGGCCATCTCGGTTGACTCGGGAGAAACTGTAAGCATGGAGCTTATAAAAAGAATAGGGCAGCAATTGGAGGAGGCTTCAGTTAATGATATATTGATACGATCCCATGAAAGAGAATCAATTATTTATGACATATCGATTGTCAAGAAAATACTCGAGGAATTTATTACACAAGATCGGCAAGCCGAACCTGAAACGGAAAACGGCAATGAAATTCAGGAGATTAGAAAGCCAGGAATCTTATCTGAAGCATCGAAACTTATGGTTGCAAAGCTAGTCGACGGCTACCTAGCAGAGATCGCAAAGGACCCAAATCTACCTATGCCAACGTTCATTAGCGTCGCAGAAATGGTCTCTAGTTTCTCACGGCCAGCACACGACGGTCTGTATCGTGCCATTGATACATATCTCAAGGTAAAATCCCTCTTTCAACTGTGCATGAAGTTAGTTTTGAGAAATGCCACCTAGCAACGGAtagcattttatttttatcattaccCTTGACAAGATTGTGAATAAATCAAACGAAACAAAAATGAGTATTTTGTTATATTCAAGCACATCTCAATTTTTTTAGCCAAATCAAAGCTAGATTTGAAGATTGAATGTCGAACTAGTTCAAGTTTCGCTTCACGTGGAGTTCGGATTCATGTTTAATTTTGAATATACTTGGAAAATCTTTGTAGATATTATTAGCTCACAACCCAGGCCCGAGCTATCATACATGATATTTAGTCTTAAAtttggttttaaaatatttatgtttggcTTGggtttgatattttaaaatatgaactGAGAACAAAAGTTCGTAGAATTTGCATCTTCCCCTTACATCAGGTCAAACAACTGCTGTCCTGAATGCTCTGTGTTCTCATCTTTTTTTATCGGTGTTTATCAACTGATTTTCTTTTGCAGGAGCATCCAGGTATCACCAAAAGTGATCGGAAGCGAATATGCCGGCTCATGGACTGCAAACGACTCACGGCAGATGCGTGCATGCACGCAGTTCAAAACGAGCGACTCCCTTTGCGAGTAGTCGTACAAGTCCTCTTTTTCGAGCAAGTTCGGGCCGCTGCTTCATCGGGCAGCACGACTCCTGATCTTCCAAAAGCCATAAAAGACCTCAACTGTGCCTCTTACGGGAGCTCAAGATCGGTTAATACTAATAACGATGAAGATTGGGACGGTGTTGCCTCAGCAGAAGAACTCAGAGCCTTAAGAGGAGAGCTGGCTGCTTTAAGATTGGGAAATGGAGTGGTAAATGACAGAAACATTGCAGAAAATAGGATTAGTAACAGTGACAGAACTGCTGTTAGTAGGGTGAAAGGTTTGCttatttctaagaaaatactgtcAAAAATTTGGTCGAGAAAAGGGAGCGGGGCAGAAAATAGTGGATCGGACTCGTCCGAGAGTCTTGGCTCGAACAATCACGACGATGCGAAGTTTACACCGACGAGGAAAGGGAGGCATTCTGTATCTTAGGATGGGAAGAGTAGGTGAAAGATTTGATTTTTGTGGTCTTTTGTATGTTTTTTCCTTTCACTTCATTTTAAGGACATCATTTAATTAGCATGCTACAGAGTCAGATGTGAAGTTATGCTAAATGTCTGGTGTTTTTTTAAAGTCTTGTTTTTCGTCATCTATTTATGTATTGCATACATGTCTCCTGTAGGACCAAATGTGAAATTATAGTTCTGATAATGGTTTGActcaaatttattaaattattaaatttttataatttaaatgttgcgtttcaattgtttttttttaagcgATAAATCATGTTAAAAAACTCTTAATATATCTAAATGAGAATATAATCATCACTTGACGGTCACTGATACgaataaacaaatataattgATTTCGTAAGTGATAtatttaaaaatgtattttggAAGTGCTGAGTAATGAAAATATTccaaaatacatttttaaataTATCACTCACGAAATcaattatatttgtttattcGTATCAGTGACCGTCAAGTGATGATTATATTCTCATTTAGAtatattatcaaagttttttaacATGATTTATCGttacataaatatatttaaatcaaaacatttaattaatattatatctCGAAATATTTATGTTATACACGTACACAACTTGAATCAGTAAATTTTGTTTTgacaatattattttattgcCTCAAAACATTTAACCAATGGTAACTTAGATAATATTTACTAACCTTAacacaattttcaaaatataaatatatttctaTGATGTAAACGAATATAATTTTGGCCAAAAAAATGTCA is a window encoding:
- the LOC142526684 gene encoding phototropic-responsive NPH3 family protein NPY2-like encodes the protein MKFMKLGSKPDSFQTDGNGIRYVATELATDIVIHVGDTKFYLHKFPLVSKSARLQKLVSLASEGNGDEVHIQDIPGGSSAFEICAKFCYGMTVTLNAYNVVAARCAAEFLEMHETIDKGNLIYKVDIFLTSSIYRSWKESIIVLQTTKSLLPFSEELKLTSHCIDAVASKASLDVSKVDFSYTYNNQKKNPEENGDGLALSGVRTRMVPDDWWVEDLCELEIDLFKRVIVSIKNKGIVWNEVVGEALKAYAYRKFPPSGKGVIQQNDVSKLRSILDTIVWLLPSEKGTVSCSFLLKLLKAAISVDSGETVSMELIKRIGQQLEEASVNDILIRSHERESIIYDISIVKKILEEFITQDRQAEPETENGNEIQEIRKPGILSEASKLMVAKLVDGYLAEIAKDPNLPMPTFISVAEMVSSFSRPAHDGLYRAIDTYLKEHPGITKSDRKRICRLMDCKRLTADACMHAVQNERLPLRVVVQVLFFEQVRAAASSGSTTPDLPKAIKDLNCASYGSSRSVNTNNDEDWDGVASAEELRALRGELAALRLGNGVVNDRNIAENRISNSDRTAVSRVKGLLISKKILSKIWSRKGSGAENSGSDSSESLGSNNHDDAKFTPTRKGRHSVS